One part of the Mycobacterium marinum genome encodes these proteins:
- a CDS encoding virulence factor Mce family protein yields MATLAAVSGCGWRGLNSLPLPGTEGNGPGSFVIQAQMPDVNNIQPNSRVRVADVTVGHVARIERQGWHALVTIRLDAGVALPANATARIGTTSLLGSYHIELAAPKHDAPQGRLREGSLIPLSRGGAYPSTEQTLAALSLVLNGGGLGQVQDITEALSTAFRGREHDVRSLIAQLDSFTATLDDQSDDIIEATESLNRLVGKFAEQQPVLDRALATIPDALAVLNDERDKLVTAADQLSKFSALTADSVNKTKANLVSELRQLGPVLESLANAGPSLTRSLSLLATFPFPNETFQNFQRGDYANLTAIVDLTLSRIDQGLLTGTRWECHLTELELQWGRTIGQFPSPCTAGYRGNPGNPLTVPYHWDQGP; encoded by the coding sequence ATGGCTACCTTGGCCGCAGTATCCGGCTGCGGCTGGCGCGGTCTGAATTCGCTACCACTGCCGGGCACCGAGGGCAACGGGCCGGGTTCGTTTGTCATCCAGGCGCAGATGCCGGACGTCAACAACATCCAGCCGAACTCGAGGGTGCGGGTTGCCGACGTGACGGTCGGCCATGTGGCAAGAATCGAGCGCCAGGGCTGGCACGCGCTGGTGACGATCCGGCTGGATGCCGGCGTCGCGCTGCCGGCCAACGCGACCGCCCGGATCGGGACCACCAGCCTGCTCGGCTCTTATCACATCGAGCTGGCTGCCCCGAAACATGATGCACCGCAAGGCAGGCTGCGCGAGGGATCGCTGATTCCGCTGTCCCGCGGCGGAGCCTACCCGAGCACCGAGCAGACCCTGGCGGCGCTGTCGCTGGTGCTCAACGGGGGCGGGTTGGGCCAAGTCCAAGACATCACCGAGGCATTGAGCACCGCATTCCGCGGGCGCGAGCACGATGTGCGCAGCCTGATCGCACAGCTGGATAGCTTCACCGCGACCCTCGACGACCAATCCGATGACATCATCGAAGCCACTGAGAGCTTGAACCGGTTGGTGGGAAAGTTCGCCGAACAGCAGCCCGTCCTGGATCGGGCGCTGGCCACCATTCCGGACGCCCTAGCCGTGCTCAATGACGAGCGGGACAAGCTCGTTACGGCAGCCGACCAGCTCAGCAAGTTCAGCGCCCTGACCGCCGACTCGGTGAACAAGACCAAGGCCAACCTGGTCAGCGAACTGCGGCAGCTCGGACCGGTTTTGGAATCGTTGGCCAACGCCGGACCCAGCCTGACCCGGTCGCTATCACTGCTGGCGACCTTTCCCTTTCCGAACGAAACGTTCCAGAACTTCCAGCGTGGTGATTACGCCAACTTGACGGCGATCGTCGACCTCACGCTGAGTCGAATAGACCAAGGGCTACTGACCGGCACCCGCTGGGAATGCCACCTCACCGAACTCGAACTGCAGTGGGGACGCACCATCGGTCAGTTCCCGAGCCCGTGCACCGCCGGATACCGCGGAAACCCAGGCAATCCACTCACCGTGCCGTACCACTGGGACCAGGGGCCCTAG
- a CDS encoding PPE family protein has product MSVTALYAMALPPELHRFQLESGVGPSPMLAAAGAYTALSTEHAAAATELTALLAQVQADTWQGPSAGRYQAAHLPYVAWLEKTSADCAQTAVAYESAVAAYELTLATTPTSAELIANRTLRGVLIATNFFGINTIPIAVNEAWYAAQWIRTALAMIAYGAACDAAVLSTPPNTPAPMLLAPGAGEAAAAVGGAEAAAVGTLGGIITVLLTALFNIIWRIIEAIISIVIAAFSLSLSGIILAIQVALFAIYVEVYIAFFSFIGFIIANPWLVPAGLLALLALPPALALEVATAIAVPVSVPLGVDRAVHDARLAEEDTKASDGESARRSVASSLVREVHALSPAAVEVSDRGAESMGFSGAAGKETLPRPGGLITLAGDQCDGDPRVPMLPATWAAHPV; this is encoded by the coding sequence ATGTCGGTGACAGCGCTTTATGCCATGGCCTTGCCGCCGGAGTTGCACCGATTTCAACTGGAAAGCGGTGTGGGCCCTAGCCCGATGCTCGCCGCCGCCGGGGCCTACACCGCGTTGAGCACAGAACACGCCGCCGCGGCCACGGAACTGACCGCCCTCTTGGCCCAGGTGCAGGCCGACACCTGGCAGGGCCCAAGCGCAGGGCGGTATCAAGCCGCGCACCTGCCGTATGTGGCGTGGCTGGAAAAGACCAGCGCCGACTGCGCGCAAACAGCCGTCGCATACGAAAGTGCCGTTGCGGCCTATGAACTCACCCTGGCCACCACGCCCACCTCGGCCGAGCTGATCGCCAACCGCACTCTTCGCGGCGTACTGATCGCGACAAACTTCTTCGGGATCAACACAATCCCGATCGCCGTCAATGAGGCCTGGTATGCCGCGCAGTGGATCCGGACCGCGCTCGCGATGATCGCCTACGGCGCGGCCTGTGACGCGGCGGTGCTCTCGACACCACCCAACACCCCCGCACCGATGCTGCTGGCCCCCGGCGCCGGCGAAGCCGCCGCCGCAGTCGGCGGCGCCGAAGCGGCGGCCGTCGGCACGCTGGGGGGCATAATCACCGTCTTGCTCACCGCGCTGTTCAACATAATTTGGCGAATTATCGAGGCGATTATCAGCATCGTTATTGCAGCGTTTTCCTTAAGCCTTTCCGGAATCATACTTGCAATCCAGGTAGCGCTATTCGCCATTTACGTCGAAGTGTACATTGCTTTCTTCAGCTTTATTGGTTTTATCATCGCGAATCCGTGGCTCGTGCCGGCAGGTCTGCTGGCGCTACTCGCCCTTCCTCCGGCACTGGCCCTCGAAGTGGCGACCGCCATCGCCGTCCCGGTCAGCGTGCCGCTTGGTGTTGATCGGGCGGTTCATGACGCGCGGCTGGCGGAGGAGGACACGAAGGCATCCGATGGCGAATCGGCCCGGCGGTCGGTAGCATCATCGCTGGTCCGGGAAGTGCATGCACTGTCGCCGGCCGCCGTAGAGGTGAGCGACAGGGGCGCGGAGTCGATGGGATTTTCCGGGGCCGCCGGCAAGGAAACACTCCCGCGACCTGGTGGGTTGATCACCTTGGCAGGCGATCAGTGCGATGGCGATCCACGTGTGCCGATGCTGCCGGCCACCTGGGCAGCACATCCTGTGTGA
- a CDS encoding EF-Tu/IF-2/RF-3 family GTPase, with protein MFRMTVQDVFFIRGRGIVATGRVEHGELRVGDEVRINDGSGVRVDAIEAFRKKLDTAKAGDNVGLLFKKLTKSDLAAGDVITAAGAFLA; from the coding sequence ATGTTTCGCATGACTGTTCAGGACGTGTTCTTCATCCGGGGGCGGGGCATCGTGGCTACCGGGCGCGTGGAACACGGCGAGTTGCGGGTCGGCGACGAGGTGCGAATCAACGATGGTTCAGGCGTGCGAGTCGACGCCATCGAGGCATTCCGCAAGAAGCTGGACACGGCGAAAGCCGGGGACAACGTCGGCCTGCTGTTCAAGAAGCTCACCAAGAGCGATCTGGCCGCGGGAGACGTCATCACCGCGGCGGGTGCATTCCTGGCCTAG
- a CDS encoding NAD-dependent epimerase/dehydratase family protein yields the protein MRDSKILITGVTGQVASPVARALAAANEVWGIARFTDATARADLEQAGIRCQAVNLAAGDFTVIPSDFDYVLNFAVAKSGNWDKDLGANAESVGLLMAHCRATKAFLHCSSAAVYDPPDNELRTENAALGDNHKFLFPTYSISKIAGEVVVRSMARVLEVPATIARLNVPYGNNGGWPFFHMEMMLAGIPIPVPPGGPARYNPIHEDDIIATIPKLFAAASVPATTVNWAGDQIVSLQDWCGYLGTLIGKEPVFQESDSALRPNPVDVTRMHELIGNTAVDWHDGMRRLVAKFHPEAPGL from the coding sequence ATGCGCGACTCGAAAATACTGATCACCGGCGTGACCGGACAGGTCGCTAGTCCCGTTGCCCGGGCCCTGGCGGCAGCTAACGAGGTCTGGGGCATCGCTCGCTTTACCGATGCCACCGCGCGGGCAGACCTCGAGCAGGCGGGCATTCGTTGCCAAGCGGTCAACCTGGCCGCTGGTGACTTCACCGTAATTCCCTCCGACTTCGATTACGTCCTCAACTTTGCGGTGGCCAAGAGCGGCAACTGGGACAAGGACCTGGGAGCAAACGCCGAATCGGTCGGACTGCTGATGGCTCATTGCCGCGCCACAAAGGCCTTTCTGCACTGCTCATCCGCGGCCGTGTACGACCCGCCCGACAATGAACTGCGCACCGAAAACGCCGCTCTCGGCGACAACCACAAGTTCCTGTTCCCCACCTATTCGATATCCAAGATTGCCGGCGAGGTGGTCGTTCGGTCGATGGCGCGCGTTCTCGAAGTACCCGCCACCATCGCGCGCCTCAACGTCCCCTACGGCAACAACGGTGGGTGGCCGTTCTTCCACATGGAGATGATGCTGGCCGGAATTCCAATCCCGGTTCCGCCGGGTGGGCCGGCACGCTACAACCCGATTCACGAAGACGACATCATCGCGACCATCCCGAAGCTGTTCGCGGCGGCGTCGGTTCCGGCGACCACGGTCAACTGGGCCGGCGACCAGATCGTCAGCCTGCAGGACTGGTGCGGCTACCTAGGGACACTGATCGGCAAAGAGCCCGTTTTCCAGGAGAGCGACAGCGCATTGCGCCCAAATCCGGTTGACGTCACCCGGATGCACGAGCTCATCGGCAACACCGCCGTCGACTGGCACGACGGAATGCGGCGGCTGGTAGCCAAGTTCCATCCGGAGGCACCCGGGCTGTGA
- a CDS encoding CAP domain-containing protein translates to MRHRYLILSALVAMVSGAALGMPAARADNKRLNDGVVANVYTVQHQAGCTNDVRINPQLQLAAQWHTLDVLNNRDLDGDIGSDGSAPSDRASAAGFHGQVAETVAINPALAISGVELLNQWYYNPAYFAIMSDCANTEIGVWSENSPDRTVVVAIYGQLDRPVATPPVTAPTEPPPPVALPENVPIDPSPDYDASDEIEYGINWLPWILRGIYPPPAMPPE, encoded by the coding sequence ATGCGACACCGATACCTGATTCTGTCCGCATTGGTCGCCATGGTGTCCGGCGCTGCGCTGGGCATGCCCGCGGCGCGCGCCGACAACAAGCGGCTCAATGACGGAGTGGTCGCCAATGTCTACACCGTCCAGCATCAAGCCGGCTGCACCAATGACGTGAGAATCAACCCGCAGCTGCAGCTGGCCGCGCAATGGCACACCCTCGATGTGTTGAACAACCGCGACCTCGATGGCGACATTGGTTCTGACGGATCCGCACCTTCCGACCGCGCCAGCGCCGCCGGCTTCCACGGCCAAGTCGCCGAAACCGTGGCCATCAATCCTGCCCTGGCGATCAGCGGCGTGGAGTTGCTCAACCAGTGGTATTACAACCCGGCGTATTTCGCGATCATGTCGGATTGCGCCAACACCGAAATCGGGGTGTGGTCAGAGAACAGCCCGGATCGCACGGTCGTGGTGGCTATATACGGACAGCTCGACCGCCCGGTGGCGACACCACCGGTTACAGCGCCAACCGAGCCGCCGCCACCGGTGGCTTTGCCCGAGAACGTTCCGATCGACCCCAGCCCTGACTACGATGCCAGCGACGAGATCGAATACGGGATCAACTGGCTTCCCTGGATTCTGCGCGGGATCTACCCGCCGCCCGCCATGCCACCCGAATAG
- a CDS encoding MCE family protein, whose protein sequence is MHLERRVMIQLTIFAVIALSVLAITFLHFAKLPAMLFGVGRYTVTMELTKSGGLYSSGNVTYRGSEVGRVESVQLTDTGVVAVLSLKSGIDIPSDLKAEVHSQTAIGETYVELLPRNATSPPLKDGDVIRLVNTSVPPDINALLSAANTALGAIPHENLQTVINESYTAVGGLGPELSRLITGTSNLAIDARKNLDPLIALIDQTPPVLDSQTHSSDAIAGWASHLAAVTTELQTHDQAVAATIDNGGPALDEVNSLLERVQTTLPILLANLVSVGQVALAYQNDIEQLLVVFPMAISAEQAGILANVNTKQAYHGQYLSFNLNLNLPPPCSTGFLPAQQQRVPTFEDYPNRPAGDLYCRVPQDSPLNVRGARNIPCETVPGKRAPTVKLCESNEQYAPLNDGYNWKGDPNSTLSGQDIPQLPPGPPPPAAAGPGEAPPPPIAAAEYDPATGTYTGPDGRQYTRSDLAQTAPKDQTWQSMLLPPPVP, encoded by the coding sequence ATGCATCTAGAGCGCCGCGTCATGATTCAGCTGACCATCTTCGCCGTAATCGCGCTGAGCGTACTGGCGATCACGTTCCTGCACTTCGCCAAACTGCCGGCCATGCTCTTCGGCGTCGGCCGCTACACGGTGACAATGGAGCTGACGAAGTCCGGTGGGCTGTACAGCTCCGGCAATGTCACCTATCGCGGCTCCGAAGTGGGCCGGGTGGAGTCGGTGCAGCTGACCGACACCGGGGTCGTGGCCGTCCTGTCGCTGAAGTCGGGCATCGACATTCCGTCCGACCTCAAAGCCGAAGTGCATAGCCAAACCGCCATCGGCGAAACCTATGTCGAGTTATTGCCCCGCAACGCCACCTCACCCCCGCTCAAGGACGGCGACGTGATCAGACTGGTCAACACCTCGGTTCCGCCCGACATCAACGCCCTGCTCAGCGCGGCCAACACCGCCCTGGGAGCCATCCCGCACGAGAACCTGCAAACCGTCATCAATGAGTCGTACACGGCCGTCGGCGGCCTCGGTCCCGAACTCTCCCGTCTGATCACGGGCACCTCCAACCTGGCGATCGACGCGCGCAAGAACCTCGACCCGCTGATCGCACTGATCGACCAGACCCCGCCGGTGCTGGATTCACAAACCCATAGCTCGGATGCGATAGCCGGATGGGCGTCGCACCTGGCCGCGGTCACCACCGAATTGCAGACCCACGACCAAGCCGTCGCCGCAACCATCGACAATGGCGGCCCAGCATTGGACGAGGTGAACTCACTGCTCGAACGGGTGCAAACCACCTTGCCGATCCTGCTTGCCAACCTCGTCAGCGTCGGCCAGGTCGCGCTGGCCTACCAGAACGACATCGAGCAGCTGCTGGTGGTGTTCCCGATGGCCATCAGCGCCGAACAAGCCGGAATCCTGGCCAACGTCAACACCAAACAGGCCTACCACGGCCAGTATCTGAGCTTTAACCTCAACCTCAACCTGCCACCGCCGTGCTCCACCGGATTCCTGCCAGCCCAGCAGCAGCGAGTCCCCACCTTCGAGGACTACCCGAACCGTCCGGCCGGCGACCTGTACTGCCGGGTGCCGCAGGATTCGCCGCTCAATGTGCGTGGGGCGCGCAATATCCCGTGCGAAACCGTTCCCGGCAAGCGTGCACCAACGGTGAAGTTGTGCGAGAGCAACGAACAGTACGCGCCGCTCAATGACGGCTACAACTGGAAGGGCGACCCCAACTCCACCCTTTCCGGCCAAGACATCCCACAACTCCCACCCGGCCCGCCGCCGCCTGCCGCCGCTGGGCCCGGGGAGGCTCCTCCGCCGCCCATCGCCGCCGCCGAGTACGACCCGGCCACCGGCACCTACACGGGACCGGACGGCCGCCAGTACACCCGGTCCGACCTGGCCCAAACCGCTCCGAAAGACCAGACATGGCAATCGATGCTGTTGCCACCACCGGTGCCCTGA
- a CDS encoding NYN domain-containing protein: MHWIIDGMNVIGSRPDGWWKDRHGAMVALVHRLERWASEQDGAGGKDVTVIFERPPSTPICSSVLEVAHAPKAAANSADDEIVRRVAAEPQPRDVRVVTSDKLLVERVTKLGASTYRAESFRDLIDPRGAKHGGER, translated from the coding sequence GTGCATTGGATCATCGACGGCATGAACGTAATCGGCTCGCGGCCGGACGGATGGTGGAAGGACCGCCACGGCGCGATGGTCGCGCTTGTGCACAGACTCGAGCGTTGGGCATCGGAGCAGGACGGAGCCGGCGGAAAGGACGTCACCGTGATATTCGAGCGGCCTCCGTCAACGCCGATCTGCTCGTCGGTTCTCGAGGTAGCGCACGCGCCCAAGGCGGCGGCCAACTCGGCTGACGACGAGATCGTGCGCCGGGTCGCAGCGGAACCGCAACCGCGCGACGTTCGGGTGGTGACGTCGGACAAGCTATTGGTCGAGCGGGTCACAAAACTGGGTGCATCAACCTATCGGGCGGAAAGTTTTCGTGACCTCATCGATCCGCGTGGTGCCAAGCATGGGGGCGAGCGCTGA
- a CDS encoding DUF732 domain-containing protein — translation MAHRSWPIALAAATVALGTIPMGMATRAYAAPAPEVEYVYNVMVRRHYDFPNNDAIGYGHGICDKVSGGQSYAQVMGDVKNDVTPNDEFAANYLVSYAVNLLCPEQVWQLRNSAANYRPPAE, via the coding sequence ATGGCGCATCGCAGTTGGCCGATTGCCTTGGCAGCCGCCACAGTTGCCCTGGGCACGATCCCCATGGGTATGGCCACGCGAGCATATGCCGCGCCGGCACCAGAAGTGGAATACGTCTACAACGTGATGGTGCGGCGCCACTACGATTTTCCGAACAATGACGCGATCGGCTACGGACACGGGATCTGCGACAAGGTCAGTGGCGGTCAAAGTTACGCCCAGGTGATGGGTGACGTAAAGAATGATGTGACCCCTAACGACGAGTTCGCGGCCAACTACCTGGTGTCCTACGCGGTCAATCTCCTTTGCCCCGAGCAAGTCTGGCAGCTGCGGAACTCGGCGGCGAACTACCGGCCACCGGCGGAGTAA
- a CDS encoding type VII secretion system ESX-1 target, MMAR_2894 family, translating to MDPMSHDPAAGDIGSQLVDIGTQGISAGTTAAMTVLTGLIPAGAEEVSAQAVLAFAQEAATMLASNVAAQEELMRTGTALSDIARMYGDADDVAADALTFRGAAMSNPAAAGSSGFATGAGLRAGAFATEAGPAAQPLVSQLIGSQSSPMAAAAANAGSSAMSGAAPMGSGMGAGSSAGGASKPGLVSATGPADEEEERKDSAAAGEQNGLADVGQREDASGSHPVERLM from the coding sequence ATGGATCCCATGTCACACGACCCGGCCGCAGGCGACATTGGCTCTCAGCTGGTCGACATCGGTACCCAGGGCATCAGTGCTGGTACCACGGCAGCGATGACTGTGCTGACCGGTTTGATCCCGGCGGGAGCTGAAGAAGTCTCGGCGCAGGCCGTCCTGGCCTTTGCTCAGGAGGCGGCCACGATGTTGGCGTCCAATGTGGCGGCTCAAGAAGAGTTGATGCGGACCGGCACCGCGCTCAGCGACATCGCGCGCATGTACGGAGACGCCGATGACGTTGCCGCGGACGCCTTGACCTTCCGTGGCGCGGCAATGTCCAACCCCGCTGCCGCGGGCAGCTCTGGTTTTGCAACTGGTGCGGGCCTGCGCGCCGGCGCGTTTGCCACCGAAGCGGGACCCGCGGCCCAGCCGCTGGTGTCCCAACTGATTGGGTCGCAGTCCTCGCCGATGGCGGCCGCGGCCGCCAACGCGGGATCATCGGCGATGAGTGGTGCCGCGCCGATGGGCAGCGGGATGGGCGCAGGCTCGTCGGCAGGCGGCGCATCCAAGCCAGGGCTGGTATCAGCCACCGGGCCCGCCGACGAGGAAGAAGAACGTAAGGACTCCGCGGCTGCGGGCGAACAAAACGGGCTGGCGGACGTGGGCCAGCGAGAGGACGCGAGCGGCTCTCACCCGGTCGAACGCTTGATGTAG
- a CDS encoding glycoside hydrolase family 16 protein, which produces MPGMDRRRMMLMTGFGVLGAALPVPAARADSSRRDMPLAPAPNGQSGPYLFHDEFDGPAGSAPDSSKWTVARAREEMKDPTYWERPENVGQYRDDRQNVFLDGKSNLVIRAAKDGGTYYAGKIQSPWRGGIGHTWEARIKFDCLTAGCWPAWWLGNQDRGEIDIIEWYGNGSWPSATTVHAKANGSEWKTRNVALDSGWHTWRCQWDETGMRFWQDYAEGAQPYFAVAAHSLPDWPFNDPGYTVFPVLNLAVAGSGGGDPRPGSYPAQMLVDWVRVW; this is translated from the coding sequence ATGCCCGGGATGGACCGTCGTCGGATGATGCTGATGACCGGATTTGGTGTGCTCGGGGCGGCACTGCCCGTCCCGGCGGCCCGCGCCGACTCGTCTCGACGGGACATGCCTCTGGCGCCGGCGCCCAATGGCCAATCAGGCCCCTACCTGTTTCACGACGAATTCGATGGTCCGGCCGGCTCTGCCCCCGACTCGTCGAAGTGGACGGTGGCGCGAGCCCGCGAGGAGATGAAGGACCCGACGTACTGGGAACGGCCCGAGAACGTCGGCCAGTACCGCGACGACCGGCAGAACGTCTTCCTGGACGGTAAGTCGAATCTGGTCATCCGAGCCGCGAAGGACGGCGGCACCTACTACGCCGGCAAGATCCAAAGTCCGTGGCGGGGCGGCATCGGCCATACCTGGGAAGCCCGTATCAAATTCGACTGTCTGACCGCCGGCTGCTGGCCGGCCTGGTGGCTGGGTAACCAGGATCGCGGCGAAATCGACATCATCGAGTGGTACGGCAACGGGAGCTGGCCGTCGGCCACCACTGTCCACGCGAAAGCAAACGGTTCGGAGTGGAAGACCCGCAACGTCGCGTTGGACAGCGGGTGGCACACCTGGCGATGCCAATGGGACGAGACCGGTATGCGGTTCTGGCAGGACTACGCCGAGGGGGCGCAGCCCTACTTCGCCGTCGCGGCGCATTCGCTACCTGACTGGCCGTTCAACGATCCCGGCTACACCGTGTTCCCCGTCCTCAACCTCGCGGTTGCCGGATCCGGCGGCGGGGATCCCAGACCGGGCAGCTATCCGGCACAGATGCTGGTCGACTGGGTACGCGTCTGGTGA